ATCACCCGCGACGACCAGACCAGCCAGTGGGCCTACAAAGGCAAGCCGGTGTACACCTACAAGGATGACAAAAAGGCCGGTGACAAGTCCGGCGATGGCAAGGGTGGCGTGTGGCATGTAATCAAGCCCTGATTTCTGGGCGCTGCTCAAACCATCGGGGGCAAGCTCCCTGCCACATTTGAATGTCTTCACACATCAAAAGGTGGGAGGGGGCTTGCCCCCGATGAGGCCCGATCAGACAGCGCAAAAACCTCAGCGAAACGCGTAATCCGCCACAATCCCGAGAAAAATCGCCAGCCCGGCCCAATGGTTGTGCAAGAACGCCTTGAAGCACTTCATGCGATCGCGATCGCGGGTGTACCAGGACTCCCAGGCAAAACACCCAGCCGCCGCCAATAAGCCCAGGTGGAACCAGCCCCCCAGGTCAAACCGTGCGCCGGCCAGCAACAGGCACGCCAGTGAAAGGCCTTGCAGCGTCAGGATGATCACGCGGTCAGCATCGCCAAACAGAATGGCGGTGGATTTCACGCCGATCTTCAAATCGTCATCGCGGTCAGTCATGGCGTAGTAGGTATCGTAGGCCACCGTCCACAGCAGGTTGGCGATATACAGCAGCCAGGCCGTGGCGGGCAGATGACCGGTCTCGGCAGTGAATGCCATGGGCATGCCCCAGGAAAACGCCGCCCCCAGCACCACCTGCGGGTAATAGGTGTAGCGCTTCATGAACGGGTAGCTGACCGCCAGCGCCAGGCCGCCCAGCGACAGCCAGATGGTGGTGGCGTTGGTCAGCAATACCAGCAGGAAACTGATCAGCATCAGTACCGCAAAGAACACCAGCGCCTCTTTGGAACTGATTTTGCCGCTGGCCAACGGGCGCTGCGCGGTGCGCTTCACATGGCCGTCGACCTTGCGATCAGCCCAGTCGTTGATCACGCAACCGGCAGCGCGCGTCAGCGTAACGCCCAGCACGAAAATCACGATATTGATCAGCGAGGGCGAGCCCTTGCCGGCAATCCACAATGCCCACAGTGTCGGCCACAT
The sequence above is drawn from the Pseudomonas quebecensis genome and encodes:
- the ubiA gene encoding 4-hydroxybenzoate octaprenyltransferase, translated to MYQRLLQSLNRLNPRAWDFVQLTRMDKPIGIYLLMWPTLWALWIAGKGSPSLINIVIFVLGVTLTRAAGCVINDWADRKVDGHVKRTAQRPLASGKISSKEALVFFAVLMLISFLLVLLTNATTIWLSLGGLALAVSYPFMKRYTYYPQVVLGAAFSWGMPMAFTAETGHLPATAWLLYIANLLWTVAYDTYYAMTDRDDDLKIGVKSTAILFGDADRVIILTLQGLSLACLLLAGARFDLGGWFHLGLLAAAGCFAWESWYTRDRDRMKCFKAFLHNHWAGLAIFLGIVADYAFR